GGTTCCCTGCCATGGGAGGGGCACGGGTTCTCACAAAGATCATTCGGTGGCAATGTTAATGAGCCAGAAGAGGGAAGAATTTAGACAGAAGGGGGGATCTGAGCACAATCCCTGAGTGTGGTCAAGCACCACCCAGCAGCCTGGGAgggttctcctcttcctctcttctctctggcaCTTTCTTCCCCTGCTGCTCTGGCCTCTTTCTCTTGGCTCCCAGGGTGATTTTCCTCAGTGCTCAATGAATAGCATTGGGGAGGGTGGGCACAGGCTGTTTTggagggaggctgcttccccttacagccaggccctgggctttTCTGGCTAGGATGGGGAGAGTGAGTCTGTACgtgaatgtgtgtgcgtgtgcatgtgcgtgtgcgtgtatCTCAGCCATGTGTCGAAAACCTTTCACCTGATGCACATAATGGGATGTGGGAATGGAAGGGCCTGCAAAGACCCAGAACTTCTATGTCTTTGTCTGGATGCTTCAGTAGAGATGATTTTCCAAGGTCTCAGAGAGCATAAGGGTCTCTGGGACCCAGGCCGTCCATTCCCTTGCCCaagaggcaaagaagcaggcTGGAAAGGGTCAGGCCAGTCTGCACGTGGACCTCAACTCTGCCATTGACAGAGTCACTCGTCTTGCCTCTGCTAGTTTCTTCCCCTGTGGGATGGTTGGCTGCAAGGATCGGGTGACAGGTGTGAAATGCCTGTTGCCTAACGCGTGAGAAATGCTCACTAAATATCATTCCTATCATTTCTACACTTGCCATTCAGCTCCCTGTCTAGGCTGGAGACCAGGcacggccccccacccccggggcccCCTGGGTTTGACCACGTGCTCTTCTCCTCCACGCCTTTGCCCCCAGGTCACATCGCTGGGAGTCACCACCTTCAGCCTCTGCGCCCTAGGCATCGACCGCTTCCACGTAGCCACCAGCACCCTGCCCAAGGTGAGGCCCATCGAGCGGTGCCAGTCCATCGTGGCCAAGCTGGCCGTCATCTGGGTGGGCTCCATGATCCTGGCCGTGCCGGAGCTCCTGCTGTGGCAGCTGTCACAGGAGCCCTCCGCCACCGCGGGCACGCTGGACTCGTGCATCATGAAGCCGTCGGCCAGCCTGCCCGAGTCTCTCTACTCGCTGGTGATGACCTACCAGAACGCCCGCATGTGGTGGTACTTCGGCTGCTACTTCTGCCTGCCCATCCTCTTCACCGTCACCTGCCAGCTGGTGACGTGGCGGGTGCGGGGCCCTCCGGGGAGGAAGCCCGAGTGCCGGGCCGGCAAGCACGAGCAGTGTGAGAGCCAGCTCAGCAGTACCTTGGTGGGCCTGACGGTGGTCTACGCCCTCTGCACGCTCCCCGAGAACGTCTGCAACATCGTGGTGGCCTACCTGTCCACGGAGCTGACGCGCCAGACCCTGGACCTCCTGGGCCTCATCAACCAGTTCTCCACCTTCTTCAAGGGAGCCATCACGCCCGTGCTCCTGCTGTGCCTCTGCAGGCCGCTGGGCCGGGCCTTCctaggctgctgctgctgctgctgcgggcAGTGCGACGGCCCGGAGGCCTCAGCCGCCGGCGGCTCGGACAGCAAGCTCAAGACCGAGATGCCTTCCTCCATCTACTTCCACAAGCCCAGGGAGTCGCCCCCGCTCCTGCCCCTGGGCACACCTTGCTGAGGCCAGGCTCCAGCTGGGGGGCGGATGGGAGCAGGGGCacggaggggcagggagggtgccCCCCCCCACAGCCTGGGTCTGGTGTTTCTGTCCCCAGAGGTCTTGCTTCTCGGCCGTCTTGCCGTCTAGAGGTGGACTTCGTTCCTCTTGCTGGGGTTCGGTTTCAGGTATGgcaaagccccctcccccagcaggatCACTCTCTGGGGGCTTCCAAACCCTGTTCCAAACCCGCTCGCAGCGGGTGGGTGGTGATGCTTCCAGGTCCTTAGAACTGCCTAGAAACTCTTAGTCCCCTACCAGCCAGGACTTCACCTGTCTCTGTTGTGGAATCTGCTAGACTTTAGTTAGGCCCTCTCTAAGTAGTGTCTCCCTGACACTCATCCATCCTAGAATACAGGGCCTTTGGGGGCCAGGCCTACCTTGGTCTTCTCTGGACCAGATCTCCCTAGTCCTGGACACCTCCTTTCCCTCCTGTCaactgcctccccacccctcgcTTCCAGaggatttctctctccttcctcttcctcctttgacCTATCCTGGGTTGtgctgtccccacctcccctggTAGGTCCCCCCCTATAGCAGGCCCTGCTTCACAAACAATAAACTAGGTAGAACTATCCCTGTGCCCACTGGAGTTTCTTGTGCCACACCCTGACAGTGCCCAGAGGCACCTGGCCCTTCTCCAGGACAGGTGGGACCCTAGGGGGATTCCTCCTGGCCCCTTTGACCCTGTCTGGCCTGTGGCTGATATCCTCCCTGGCCCTACAGCTTTATGGCTTTTGAGGGGCAGAGTGGAAGGAGGGCTTGGGAAGTGGAGACCAAGTCTTCATCCTGACACAAACCCGAGCATCCTTGGGAAGTCAAAAGGCTGCAAACTTGTCTCTTCTGAagccctgccctctgctcctggcTCTCCACCAAGTCCCCATTTTAGAGAACCCCGCAGCCCTCCTTCCCTGAGCCCAGGGGGTCCAGCCTCTGACTCTGAGAGCTGCTCTCATTCAGCTTCTTAGAACAGACTGTTTCGCCTGTAGACGGCCCAGCTGCTTGTTCCCCGTCTGCCCCAACCCCGCCCCCATCGCACCCCATCCTGGCAGCCAGAGCTCCATCCTGTGCCCCCAGAGGCCCTCCAGGTCCTCCTGCCCGTCCGGCCCCGAGTATCCCGCTTCTGCTGGgttccctctctgggccccttAACCCTGTCTGGGCCCAGAGAAGCAGGCCCAAGGTCAACCAGAAGGGGCACCTCGGCCTA
The window above is part of the Mustela erminea isolate mMusErm1 chromosome 17, mMusErm1.Pri, whole genome shotgun sequence genome. Proteins encoded here:
- the GPR37L1 gene encoding G-protein coupled receptor 37-like 1 — encoded protein: MRQLWSLAISLAVVLAAGLISVSGGAEALESQNRSKRGTEDDEAKGVQQYVPEEWAEYPRPMHPAGLQPTKPLVATSPDPDKDGGTAGSGQEPRANLTGMPGQRLQIQNPLYPVTESSYGAYAIMLLALVVFAVGIVGNLSVMCVVWHSYYLKSAWNSILASVALWDFLVLFFCLPVVIFNELTKQRLLGDASCRAVPFMEVTSLGVTTFSLCALGIDRFHVATSTLPKVRPIERCQSIVAKLAVIWVGSMILAVPELLLWQLSQEPSATAGTLDSCIMKPSASLPESLYSLVMTYQNARMWWYFGCYFCLPILFTVTCQLVTWRVRGPPGRKPECRAGKHEQCESQLSSTLVGLTVVYALCTLPENVCNIVVAYLSTELTRQTLDLLGLINQFSTFFKGAITPVLLLCLCRPLGRAFLGCCCCCCGQCDGPEASAAGGSDSKLKTEMPSSIYFHKPRESPPLLPLGTPC